One Vitis vinifera cultivar Pinot Noir 40024 chromosome 15, ASM3070453v1 genomic window, TTAGATGTTATGTTATAAATCTATAGGCAAGCGTGTGAAGCcactttttttttgaaaaatagtctCATTGGTAGGTCATGGCCTAAAAGGCTATGACCTAAAACCTCATAAAAGGATGACATAAAGAAAGCACTAAGCCATTGTTAAGCaataaaacaaaaggaaaggaaatgaaACGATTTAATTATTGTTAGTTTGAGTCCCTATAATGCAGAAGATGCCTCTCATATCAACTCCCTGTCCACTCATCACTTcaccttttccttttccctaCCAAAACTTGTCTTCTGTTGGTAATACACTATGATTAGTATccatatatataagtttataatATAATGTTTTAATATATCAAATCGTTACTTAGTCTAATTAAATCATTCATCCATACAAGGAAGATAAGGTCAACTTAAAAAACATTGtccacaaaattaaaataaggcTATGTCCAATTGTGCCAAAACCAGTTCATAACTCAGActttatcttataaaaaaataaaaaccaattaaTATTCTGAATATTAATCAATCATAGGTTATAAATTAATCTTGTTTCGGTTCGTTTGGCATTGAATTTCACTTCCCATGGTCAATTTTAGGGGAAACAGTGGTGGCAACTGGCAAGAGCATCTACTGGTGGGTAGTGGGTGCTGGTcacaatgaaaatgaaatgagtCTTCTACTGCAGTCTGAGTCGTCTGACATGGGATTTGAACTGGGGAACGTCATGTGAGGACAAGCACAGTCTATTTTAGGATTGTGGAAACGACACTGATTGATGGTGCTCTTTTCTTTGAAATGAAAGGAGGCTTCCTTGGCATTTCTTATGGTTCCATTTTATTGGTGGGATTTTATGTTTATGTGGACTACATCAATTCAGCGAAATTGAAATCATTCGATTTCACAAAATATAGCATCGTTTAAAAGGgtaatttttgaattattcCTCTCaactcaaaatatataataaaatttaaaattttgatatatatttttttataaaagtgttttccctaaaaatatttttaagataatcatttatataatgtttttataaaaaatattataaatgatttttgaaatttttgaaagtgtttctatttttttcaaaaaatattttttagattaaaaacgCATCTTAAAATTAATgtctaacatatttttaaatggttGAAGAAGCAGttgaatatataaataaatgggtTATCTAATTATAAGAGTAATTggaaatccaattttaaaattttaactttttattcatattttagtttgattttgataaaaaaaatatacttatttttttattataaaaataatagttttcttttaaaatatttatgtaaatacttgaaataataaaaGGTATCTATGTCAAAAATAggttaatttttaaacaaaaatatggaaggagttaaattcataaatatgaaaattattttatctattttaatcaattaattctaaataaattgaatgaaatataaataaataaaatcaaaatataaaataataataataaaatataaaacaacaaTATCATATATAATTTGATGTTTAACTTTCAAATTACTTAAAGTGTgcttgacaataattttaggaagtttttaatatttgaaaaataaaaattttctaatattagaaaagttagaaacatttcttaaaattattgattAAAAGAGTGTTTGCTCAAAGTGTTTTTTTCATAAGTGTTTTTAAGATAAAGTGTTCTTCATAAAACCCTACTATTGATTTTTCaatgctaaaaataatttttgaaactttttaaagtgtttttaaaattttatcaatcacctaatatatttttaaaaacactttttaaattaaaagaattttataaaatcactatcaatgGGACTTTTAAGTCAAGAAGtgatcataataatattgttttaagaaaaatcataagattATTGATGATTAAAGTAAAagctattttctaaaaacatactttaaaaaagtaaatataaccatttaaaatgaaaaactaaaattgGTTTTTGAACATGAACAGCAGAGATTCTCGACAGGGggtgatatttttatttcaagaaaaggaatatttttcatttccccattcttatgtctttttatttttatttttcaacttatatttttaaaatgcaattatactatttaatattttataattaaaaaaaagtatcaattttttgaaataaaagtataaatcataagattttaatttttacaattaCAGCAAAATCAAAGCACTCTCATAGCGGAATAGCATATTTATACATCACTCTTCACGCCCCTACTACTGGAAGCACTAAATCAAGGAAGAAAAACTAAAACATAACCATACATTCTTCTATACATTATAATTAAGTAACCCTTTTGACCAGACATTAGACCCAAAAatacccacaaaaaaaaaaagaaaaaaaaagtggtaaTTTAATTTACAAAGTGACCCTGGCAATCCGATTGTATCTCCTTTCGACAATCTGTCGtgatttgatttcttcagcacATCTGAGAGTCTTCTCTATGTGGTATCCTCCTCCAATGCTCACTTCCCTCTCTAAATGGCTGCAGTAGCTCTCGAAGACACTCACATTCACATGCAGTTTGAAGCCCATTAGGAATAGGAACTCCACCTCTAATTCATTCATTTCGTTGGTGGTTAATCCTCCCACTCTTGCGTAGTATGAATTTCTGTAATTCCtgtgaaaaaagaaagagaagggaGATGAGAATTATATAATGGGAAACATATTTTTGATAGGAAAAGCTAAAATGGTGGAGAAGTTTCTACTCACATGTCTTCGACGTACTTGGAGGCGACCATGATTGTGGTGATGAGAAGTCCGTGTACATTGCTGGCGCTGATGCGGAACCCGGGATTGATCTGGCAAAAGCGATCGATGTAGACGTAGGCGACCACGTATACAGATGGTCCAGCTCTGGTATACCTGAAGATTCTCTCTAGATATGATTGGATGGTCATGTCTGGAGTCTCATGGCAATCAAACACCCCGGTTCTCAGGTATCTGGACAGACCCCTCGGGCTGTTCTTTGCGATTCTTTCGTTTCTGGCCATTGTTCTCTCGATCAGAGAAGCCAGGACTGAGATGACTAGTGGGGTGTTTGAATCTTCTTGGTATGAGTAGGAGTAGAGATCGGTCCTCAGCTTTCTTGGAGAGATTGTGAGGgcagatgatgatgatgatgatgatgattccaTCTCTGTGCTTTCAAAGAGTGAGAGGGGGAGGGAGATGGAGTTTTGCTGTTTCTGCTATTAAGGATCAAGGGTTTTAGAGAACTTTGTTCAAGGGGGGAGAGGGAGAGACAGAAGGGTATTGCTATGAAATGGGGTTCAAGGAAATTTTGTATGCGGAAGAATCGAgaaattgagagaga contains:
- the LOC100254818 gene encoding cyclin-U2-1, which codes for MESSSSSSSSALTISPRKLRTDLYSYSYQEDSNTPLVISVLASLIERTMARNERIAKNSPRGLSRYLRTGVFDCHETPDMTIQSYLERIFRYTRAGPSVYVVAYVYIDRFCQINPGFRISASNVHGLLITTIMVASKYVEDMNYRNSYYARVGGLTTNEMNELEVEFLFLMGFKLHVNVSVFESYCSHLEREVSIGGGYHIEKTLRCAEEIKSRQIVERRYNRIARVTL